The Methylobacterium currus genome contains a region encoding:
- a CDS encoding DUF4054 domain-containing protein — MGAAATFDYDAWCRRYPELSTVSQPQAEDYFTEATLYLRNDGAGPVRDPAQQLMLLNMLAAHIASLNGANADGSASGGIVGRIASATEGSVSVTAAEMPNEGSLAAWFQMTPYGLAYWAATAPLRMARYIPGPRRGCTHYGRGW, encoded by the coding sequence ATGGGCGCCGCCGCCACCTTCGACTATGACGCGTGGTGCCGGCGCTACCCGGAGCTCTCGACCGTCTCGCAGCCGCAGGCCGAGGACTACTTCACCGAGGCCACCTTGTACCTGCGCAACGACGGTGCCGGACCGGTGCGCGATCCGGCGCAGCAGCTGATGCTGCTCAACATGCTGGCCGCGCACATCGCCTCTCTGAACGGCGCGAACGCCGACGGCTCGGCGTCCGGCGGCATCGTCGGGCGGATCGCGTCGGCCACTGAGGGATCGGTGAGCGTCACCGCGGCCGAGATGCCGAACGAGGGCAGCCTGGCGGCATGGTTCCAGATGACGCCCTACGGTTTGGCGTACTGGGCCGCGACCGCGCCGCTGCGCATGGCCCGCTACATCCCGGGCCCGCGGCGCGGCTGCACGCATTACGGCCGGGGCTGGTAG
- a CDS encoding LIC_12616 family protein: MIPVAVTPSQDDIFTALRAVLLTLTPDGAEVVQGQDNNVTAPQAADYVVMTILRRERIATNVVAWQDCTLVGSAAGTVLTVERVTLGTLEAGRPLYGTGISPDPIIVAINGDGTATLSSPAVFASRPLAAGVRAMRQATRVVMQLDVHSDDLSRASDTAQAIATVLRDLSGVEMLRASGHPITPLHADDPKQVPFVNAEGQYESRYVVEAHLQADQTLLLPQQYADRLKVDRIPADIVYAA; encoded by the coding sequence ATGATCCCCGTCGCCGTCACCCCGTCGCAGGACGACATCTTCACGGCGCTCCGGGCGGTGCTGCTCACGCTCACCCCCGACGGCGCCGAGGTGGTGCAGGGTCAGGACAACAACGTCACCGCGCCCCAGGCCGCGGACTACGTCGTGATGACGATCCTACGGCGCGAGCGCATCGCCACCAACGTGGTCGCCTGGCAGGATTGCACCCTCGTCGGCTCGGCCGCCGGCACGGTCCTCACCGTCGAGCGCGTCACGCTCGGCACCCTGGAGGCGGGCCGGCCGCTCTACGGCACCGGGATCAGCCCGGACCCCATCATCGTCGCCATCAACGGCGACGGCACGGCCACCCTCTCGTCCCCCGCCGTCTTCGCCTCCCGCCCCCTCGCCGCCGGCGTCCGGGCCATGCGCCAGGCCACCCGGGTCGTGATGCAACTCGACGTCCACAGCGACGACCTCTCCCGAGCCTCGGACACCGCGCAGGCCATCGCGACGGTGCTGCGTGACCTCTCCGGGGTCGAGATGCTGCGCGCGAGCGGACACCCGATCACGCCGCTTCACGCCGACGACCCGAAGCAAGTGCCCTTCGTCAACGCCGAGGGCCAGTACGAGTCCCGCTACGTGGTCGAGGCTCACCTGCAAGCCGACCAGACCCTGCTCCTGCCGCAGCAATACGCCGATCGCCTCAAGGTGGATCGGATCCCCGCCGACATTGTCTACGCCGCCTGA
- a CDS encoding DUF3383 family protein — protein sequence MSSIPASQVARVLPQVLNAGGNPLAFNGLFLTLNPRVPVGTVLDFPNDGSSVDAYFGPASQESTWADVYFLGHDTSTIKPDSLLIARYTAAAAAAYLIGGPINTLTLAQIQAMQGDLTVVVDGYPHTASGLNLSAATSYSAAAALIAQGLNASQPVAASVTGAIAPATASVSASIAGNVMTVNAVVSGTLVPGAVVSGSGVTAGTTVTSQLSGLPGGTGTYAVSAAQVVPNGTLSAAYGVLTVSAVSSGTLAVGQTLTGGGVSAGTRITGLGTGTGLAGTYFVSPSQTVSSGTLTAAATPITVTYDAISGGLQIASGITGAASSIGYATGSLAVPLMLTQGAGAVVSLGADATTPGAFMEGIVDLTQNWVSFTTLFDPDGGSGATTQRMLFATWTNSKNNRYAYVCWDRDASPTVTQPATTSLGYLLQQSGLSGTIPIYEPSDLGHAAFVCGAIASIDFGARNGRTTLAFRQQSGLVAGVSNARIASNLAGDPQVAGSYGNGYNFYGAYATANQGFVFFNRGTISGKFQWIDSYINQIRLNNQLQLAMVNLLIQTNSIPYNVEGHALVEAAWLDPIQEAINFGSIRAGIPLSNLQKAELKSQAGLDIADTLYQRGWYAQIIDAAPQVRQGRASPPCRLFYADGQSIQALTLASINIQ from the coding sequence ATGAGCTCCATTCCCGCATCTCAGGTCGCCCGCGTCCTGCCGCAGGTCCTCAACGCCGGCGGCAATCCTCTCGCGTTCAACGGCCTGTTCCTGACCCTGAACCCGCGCGTGCCGGTCGGGACCGTGCTCGACTTCCCGAACGACGGAAGTTCGGTCGACGCCTATTTCGGGCCGGCCTCGCAGGAATCGACCTGGGCGGACGTCTACTTCCTCGGCCACGACACGTCGACCATCAAGCCCGACAGCCTGCTCATCGCGCGCTACACGGCAGCAGCGGCGGCGGCCTACCTGATCGGCGGCCCGATCAACACCCTGACCCTCGCCCAGATCCAGGCAATGCAGGGCGACCTGACGGTGGTGGTCGACGGCTACCCGCACACCGCCTCGGGCCTGAACCTGTCGGCCGCCACCAGCTACTCGGCCGCGGCCGCGCTGATCGCGCAGGGCCTGAACGCCTCGCAGCCCGTCGCTGCCTCCGTCACCGGCGCCATCGCGCCCGCCACCGCCTCCGTGTCCGCGTCGATCGCCGGCAACGTGATGACGGTCAACGCGGTCGTCTCCGGCACCCTGGTGCCCGGCGCGGTCGTCTCGGGCTCGGGCGTCACCGCCGGCACTACGGTCACCTCGCAGCTCTCCGGCTTGCCGGGCGGTACCGGCACCTACGCCGTCAGCGCCGCCCAGGTCGTGCCCAACGGCACCCTGTCGGCGGCCTACGGCGTCCTCACCGTCTCGGCGGTCTCGTCGGGCACCCTGGCGGTCGGCCAGACCCTCACCGGGGGCGGCGTCTCGGCCGGCACCCGCATCACCGGGCTCGGCACCGGCACCGGCCTCGCCGGCACCTACTTCGTCTCGCCGTCGCAGACGGTTTCGAGCGGCACGCTGACCGCCGCGGCCACGCCGATCACGGTGACCTACGACGCGATCTCGGGCGGGCTCCAGATCGCGTCCGGCATCACCGGCGCGGCCTCGTCGATCGGCTACGCCACCGGCTCGCTTGCCGTGCCCCTGATGCTGACCCAGGGCGCCGGCGCGGTGGTGTCGCTCGGCGCCGACGCGACCACGCCCGGCGCCTTCATGGAGGGGATCGTCGACCTCACCCAGAACTGGGTGAGCTTCACCACCCTGTTCGACCCCGACGGCGGCTCCGGCGCGACCACGCAGCGGATGCTGTTCGCGACCTGGACCAACTCGAAGAACAACCGCTACGCCTACGTCTGCTGGGACCGCGACGCGAGCCCGACCGTGACGCAGCCGGCGACGACCAGCCTCGGCTACCTGCTGCAGCAGTCCGGCCTGTCAGGCACGATCCCGATCTACGAGCCCAGCGACCTCGGGCATGCTGCGTTCGTGTGCGGCGCGATCGCCAGCATCGACTTCGGAGCCCGCAACGGCCGCACCACCCTGGCGTTCCGGCAGCAGTCCGGCCTCGTCGCCGGGGTGAGCAACGCCCGCATCGCCTCGAACCTCGCCGGTGACCCGCAGGTGGCCGGCTCCTACGGCAACGGCTACAATTTCTACGGCGCTTACGCGACGGCGAACCAAGGTTTCGTGTTCTTCAACCGGGGCACGATCTCCGGCAAGTTCCAGTGGATCGACAGCTACATCAACCAGATCCGGCTGAACAACCAGCTGCAGCTGGCGATGGTGAATCTGCTGATCCAGACGAACTCGATCCCCTATAACGTTGAGGGCCACGCGCTGGTTGAGGCCGCATGGCTCGACCCGATCCAAGAGGCGATCAACTTCGGATCGATCCGCGCCGGCATCCCGCTGTCGAACCTCCAGAAGGCAGAACTGAAGAGCCAGGCCGGCCTCGACATCGCCGATACGCTCTACCAGCGTGGCTGGTACGCCCAGATCATCGACGCCGCGCCGCAGGTCCGCCAGGGCCGCGCCAGCCCGCCGTGCCGGCTTTTCTACGCCGATGGGCAGAGCATCCAAGCGCTGACCCTCGCCAGCATCAACATCCAGTGA
- a CDS encoding phage tail fiber protein, whose product MSITSANAVLMLGVTNLFPTPQLIQGFAADDIYDTESNEIGETMMGVDGFLSGGFVFNPVAQGISLMADSPSAAFFDAWANAERVIRDKYTAFGTIYLQGTGKKYAMTKGFLISAPVLPDAKKVLQPRKFNLRWERVLPAPV is encoded by the coding sequence ATGTCGATCACGTCCGCCAACGCCGTTCTGATGCTCGGCGTCACCAACCTGTTTCCGACGCCGCAGCTGATCCAGGGGTTCGCGGCCGACGACATCTACGACACCGAGTCCAACGAGATCGGTGAGACGATGATGGGCGTGGACGGCTTCCTGTCCGGCGGCTTCGTCTTCAACCCGGTCGCGCAGGGCATCTCGCTCATGGCCGATTCGCCGTCCGCTGCGTTCTTCGACGCCTGGGCGAACGCCGAGCGCGTGATCCGGGACAAGTACACCGCCTTCGGGACGATCTATCTCCAGGGCACCGGCAAGAAGTACGCCATGACGAAAGGCTTCCTGATCTCGGCGCCGGTCCTGCCCGACGCCAAGAAGGTGCTTCAGCCACGCAAGTTCAATCTCCGCTGGGAGCGCGTGCTCCCGGCCCCGGTCTGA
- a CDS encoding phage tail assembly chaperone — protein MARREKRVTIPSDDPENRDGGKTYFLKEMPATQAEDWAMRALLALTAAGAEIPDDLEGAGMAGLAVMGVQALTGLKHADVKPLMDEMFTCVQACPDRGNPNVVRPLVEDDIEEVQTRLLLRKEILQLHVGFSLPGAPSKSTSGMPGAAGGVSRITRTSPAR, from the coding sequence ATGGCGCGGCGTGAGAAGCGGGTTACCATCCCCTCCGATGACCCGGAGAACCGGGATGGTGGCAAGACCTATTTCCTGAAGGAGATGCCGGCGACGCAGGCCGAGGACTGGGCGATGCGCGCCCTGTTGGCGCTGACCGCGGCCGGCGCCGAGATCCCCGACGACCTCGAGGGTGCCGGCATGGCTGGGCTCGCCGTTATGGGCGTGCAGGCCCTAACCGGACTCAAGCACGCCGACGTGAAGCCGCTGATGGACGAAATGTTCACCTGCGTGCAGGCCTGCCCGGACCGCGGGAACCCGAACGTCGTCCGGCCGCTGGTCGAGGACGATATCGAGGAGGTCCAGACACGCCTTCTCCTGCGCAAGGAGATCCTGCAGCTGCACGTGGGTTTTTCGCTGCCCGGCGCCCCGTCGAAGTCGACATCGGGGATGCCGGGGGCGGCGGGCGGCGTTTCAAGAATTACCCGAACCTCCCCCGCACGATAG
- a CDS encoding M15 family metallopeptidase: MALVLDRFAMELGIDASQFVKGQRDAVNSFRKTREAVVKDGQGIETAAEKAAASVDRLVRNFAKLFAIITTGRSLSAFVSDVTSADAALGRLATSIGRAPELISAMSKAVERSGGDAQAAARSFQSWSEQVEQIRTTGDSSILPFLARLRQAGGQVIDMNNKSIDGLVALADNLKAVADQQGIASATWFGKQIGFDEGTIALLVKGGAALRRAVAESEKLGIATGRDTAAAQELQTAYRTLTQEVESFGRTILTAVSPVLVQLLKDIQAIVRAVKEWVQSNVVPFLKEFADSMGIAGSETKTLVRITEALFALWLGSKAIAFLRVLGTMRLLLTGGRVAGAATAAASGGLLGGIMGGLGLGAAAAAANSQGILAPPERSQSWHESVVRALDPGLANRIYGSTGGGGGGGGPTLMGRVTGGIRRMLGLGGGEAAGGGAPGIGAQSGLLDSKGASPEVVAYIRQRAAALGIDPDTAVAVANTEGLRGYKLDGKKDGGGDNGMSFGPYQMFYGGGLGNEFTKRTGLHASDKSTYKQQIDFALEHAAKNGWGAFHGAGNNGIGNWAGIGGRSGSAPGRGSANHMQGQYGAAGTNLTTITTASGKKVTVHAAAAESFKNFIDELEGTGYKIDSLGGYNYRTKRNGTGLSQHAYGNAIDINPLKNPMTNGKLITDLPPNISDLAAKHGLSWGGDWKRTKDAMHFEWTGRNPKDAAPQSTPKAAPQAWWRGAPGAMASVSQAREAQAAQIGRQMNDNRSNSTTTNSTHIGSVTVQTAATDASGIARDMEESLKRRSFVAAATTGQA; encoded by the coding sequence GTGGCGCTTGTGCTTGACCGTTTCGCGATGGAACTGGGGATCGACGCATCCCAATTCGTGAAAGGGCAACGCGACGCGGTCAACTCGTTCCGCAAGACCCGCGAGGCCGTGGTCAAGGATGGCCAGGGCATCGAGACGGCGGCTGAGAAGGCAGCGGCCAGCGTCGACCGGCTGGTCCGCAACTTCGCCAAGCTGTTCGCGATCATCACGACCGGCCGCAGCCTGTCGGCCTTCGTCTCGGACGTCACGAGCGCCGACGCGGCGCTGGGGCGGCTCGCCACCAGCATCGGCCGGGCCCCCGAGCTCATCTCCGCCATGTCGAAGGCGGTGGAGCGCTCGGGCGGTGACGCGCAAGCGGCGGCCCGTTCGTTCCAGTCCTGGTCCGAGCAGGTCGAGCAGATCCGCACGACCGGCGACTCGTCGATCCTGCCGTTCCTGGCCCGCCTTCGACAAGCGGGCGGCCAGGTCATCGACATGAACAACAAGAGCATCGACGGCCTTGTTGCACTTGCCGACAACCTGAAAGCCGTCGCAGATCAGCAAGGTATCGCGAGCGCGACATGGTTCGGCAAGCAGATCGGGTTCGACGAGGGCACGATCGCCCTTCTGGTTAAGGGCGGTGCCGCACTGCGCCGGGCGGTGGCCGAGTCCGAAAAGCTCGGCATCGCGACGGGCAGGGACACCGCGGCCGCGCAGGAGCTCCAGACCGCCTATCGCACGCTCACCCAGGAGGTCGAGAGCTTCGGCCGCACGATCCTGACCGCGGTGTCGCCGGTCCTGGTGCAGCTGCTCAAGGACATCCAGGCGATCGTTCGGGCGGTCAAGGAGTGGGTGCAGTCGAACGTCGTGCCCTTCCTGAAAGAGTTCGCCGACTCGATGGGGATCGCCGGGTCGGAGACGAAGACCCTGGTCAGGATCACCGAGGCGCTGTTCGCGCTGTGGCTGGGGTCGAAGGCCATCGCGTTCCTGCGGGTGCTCGGCACGATGCGGCTGCTGCTGACGGGCGGGCGGGTGGCGGGCGCGGCAACGGCGGCGGCGAGCGGCGGGCTGCTCGGCGGCATCATGGGCGGGCTCGGGCTCGGCGCCGCAGCGGCTGCGGCCAACTCGCAGGGCATCCTGGCGCCGCCGGAGCGCAGCCAGTCCTGGCACGAGAGCGTGGTGCGCGCGCTGGATCCTGGATTGGCGAACCGGATCTACGGCTCGACTGGCGGGGGCGGGGGCGGGGGCGGCCCGACGCTGATGGGGCGGGTCACGGGCGGCATCCGGCGGATGCTCGGGCTCGGGGGTGGTGAGGCAGCTGGCGGTGGCGCGCCTGGGATCGGCGCCCAGTCCGGCCTGCTCGACTCAAAAGGGGCGAGCCCAGAAGTGGTCGCCTACATCCGACAGCGTGCCGCCGCGCTCGGGATCGACCCCGACACTGCCGTGGCGGTGGCGAACACCGAGGGGCTGCGCGGCTACAAGCTGGATGGCAAGAAGGACGGCGGTGGCGACAATGGGATGTCGTTCGGCCCCTACCAGATGTTCTATGGCGGCGGGCTCGGGAACGAGTTCACAAAGCGCACCGGCCTGCACGCAAGCGACAAGAGCACCTACAAGCAGCAGATCGACTTTGCGCTCGAGCACGCGGCAAAGAATGGCTGGGGCGCGTTCCACGGCGCCGGGAACAACGGCATCGGGAACTGGGCCGGCATCGGTGGCCGGTCGGGAAGCGCCCCCGGGCGCGGATCGGCGAACCACATGCAGGGGCAGTACGGCGCGGCTGGCACCAACCTGACGACCATCACCACGGCTTCCGGCAAGAAGGTCACCGTGCACGCAGCCGCCGCGGAGTCCTTCAAGAACTTCATCGATGAACTTGAAGGCACCGGGTACAAGATCGACAGTCTCGGCGGGTACAACTATCGCACCAAGCGCAACGGTACAGGGCTCAGCCAGCACGCATACGGCAACGCAATCGACATCAACCCACTAAAAAACCCCATGACGAATGGGAAGCTCATCACCGATCTTCCCCCCAACATCTCGGACCTGGCTGCCAAGCACGGCCTCTCATGGGGCGGCGACTGGAAGCGCACCAAGGATGCGATGCACTTCGAGTGGACTGGGCGCAATCCGAAAGACGCGGCTCCGCAGTCCACACCTAAGGCTGCCCCGCAAGCTTGGTGGCGCGGGGCGCCGGGAGCAATGGCCTCTGTCTCACAGGCTCGCGAGGCGCAGGCAGCACAGATCGGGCGCCAGATGAACGACAACCGGTCGAACTCGACTACGACGAACAGCACCCACATCGGCAGCGTCACAGTTCAGACTGCAGCGACCGACGCAAGCGGCATTGCACGAGACATGGAAGAGTCGTTGAAGCGGCGATCGTTCGTGGCCGCCGCTACGACGGGGCAGGCATAG
- a CDS encoding antA/AntB antirepressor family protein, whose amino-acid sequence MSDSTNTPFPVVREGVIGAGLVQTTDARELHACLGVGRDFTTWVKKRIAQYGFAEHVDYVVIDSPNRGDRSGRGGDRRSVEYHLTLDMAKELAMVENNERGRRARRYFIEVEKRAHEAAAIDMNALGGMVKRIVAKQLSEVVPALVREQVATGHNAVIQGVSAGQVIEMAGVTARKGLRGLPRWVSSRLYRFHATKGVVVRLASLGSRQAYVFDPMVSREWLMEGGRAEIEQKVAERRGQGVLRLV is encoded by the coding sequence ATGAGCGACAGCACGAATACCCCGTTCCCCGTGGTGCGAGAAGGCGTCATCGGCGCCGGCCTCGTCCAGACGACCGACGCGCGCGAGTTGCACGCGTGCCTAGGCGTTGGGCGGGACTTCACCACTTGGGTCAAGAAGCGCATCGCGCAGTACGGCTTCGCGGAGCACGTCGACTACGTCGTGATCGATTCCCCCAATCGGGGGGATCGATCCGGCCGCGGCGGCGATCGCCGGTCGGTGGAGTACCACCTGACCCTCGACATGGCGAAGGAGCTCGCCATGGTCGAAAACAACGAGCGCGGACGACGCGCTCGACGGTACTTCATCGAGGTCGAGAAGCGGGCACACGAGGCCGCGGCGATCGACATGAACGCGCTCGGCGGCATGGTGAAGCGCATCGTCGCGAAGCAGCTGTCGGAGGTCGTCCCGGCCCTCGTCCGTGAGCAGGTCGCCACCGGTCACAACGCAGTCATCCAGGGCGTCAGCGCCGGACAGGTGATCGAGATGGCGGGCGTCACGGCGCGAAAAGGTCTGCGCGGGCTCCCGCGGTGGGTGTCGAGCCGGCTCTATCGGTTCCACGCCACCAAGGGCGTCGTCGTGCGGCTCGCCAGCCTCGGCAGCCGGCAGGCTTACGTGTTCGATCCGATGGTCAGCCGCGAGTGGCTGATGGAGGGCGGTAGGGCCGAGATCGAGCAGAAGGTCGCCGAGCGGCGCGGTCAGGGCGTACTGCGGCTCGTCTAA
- a CDS encoding baseplate hub protein — protein sequence MTFSRKMIDVSISLASGSYSGGGNKADIKGHRVVALIRKPGGADMAQLECAIFGLPLSVMNQLTTLGTQFNLFSKNVITLKAYEEGQQPAMVFEGNINVAFADMRAMPETCLRVSALAGLFAAVKPVDVTSQKGSTDVAQTMEQIAKKAELKFENNGVDTKIVNPYLPGSARQQAHELARAAGISWIIDNGTLAIWPAGKTRKGQSVLISPQTGMVGYPAYTQAGIDVTTLFNPAIQYGRQVEVQSDLKPACGSWSIINLDYALEAEVPKGKWFTTLTLNRIIGASS from the coding sequence ATGACCTTCAGCCGCAAGATGATCGATGTGTCGATCTCCCTGGCCTCCGGCTCCTACAGCGGAGGCGGCAACAAGGCGGACATCAAGGGGCACCGCGTCGTCGCTCTGATCCGCAAGCCCGGCGGCGCCGACATGGCGCAGCTCGAATGTGCGATCTTCGGCCTTCCGCTGAGCGTCATGAATCAGCTGACCACGCTCGGAACGCAGTTCAACCTGTTCTCGAAGAACGTCATCACCCTGAAGGCCTACGAAGAGGGCCAGCAGCCTGCGATGGTCTTTGAGGGCAACATCAACGTGGCCTTTGCGGACATGCGGGCAATGCCTGAAACCTGCTTGCGGGTTTCGGCGCTCGCCGGCCTGTTTGCTGCGGTGAAGCCGGTCGATGTCACCAGCCAGAAGGGCTCGACCGACGTCGCGCAGACGATGGAGCAGATCGCCAAAAAGGCGGAGCTGAAGTTCGAGAACAACGGCGTCGACACCAAGATCGTGAACCCCTACCTGCCCGGCTCGGCGCGCCAGCAGGCCCACGAACTCGCCAGGGCTGCGGGCATCAGCTGGATCATCGACAATGGGACGCTGGCGATCTGGCCCGCCGGCAAGACCCGGAAGGGACAGTCTGTCCTGATTTCGCCACAGACGGGCATGGTCGGATACCCTGCCTACACTCAGGCCGGGATCGACGTGACGACGCTGTTCAATCCGGCAATTCAGTACGGCCGGCAGGTTGAGGTGCAGTCGGACCTGAAACCGGCGTGCGGGTCCTGGTCGATCATCAACCTGGATTACGCCCTTGAGGCCGAAGTGCCGAAAGGTAAGTGGTTCACGACCCTGACGCTGAACCGGATCATCGGAGCCTCGTCATGA
- a CDS encoding baseplate J/gp47 family protein: MSSTAIPRPTLGPTGYVAPAESALYAGAMADLQRAFGGGLNPGPKTPQGQMATSIAALVGNVNDMFLRIVSQTDPAYAQGRMQDAIGRIYFLERRPAQPTVVQAVCIGLEGVTIPAGAQARAADDNLYVCQQTGTFGPSGTMTLPFACTAPGPIACPAGALSTIYQAIPGWDTITNPQDGVLGAVVEGRADFEIRRRQSVAHNAAGHLPAVRGAVLSVDGVLDAFVVQNDTNLPKTIGGYTLSANSVYVSVAGGAADDIARAIWTRKGVANTNGSTTVTVLDTASGYSPPYPAYEVHFDYARPLPVLFEVQIKNSALVPADATQQIQNALIAAFAGEDGGPRARIGAEILASRYYDPVQALGPWARIVSLRIGASTVPDATFMGAIDGTALQVTALGSGSGALEVGQTILDDNGVLLPGTRVASYATGTGGAGTYALSTPNPAITSRRLYAAQPDQFRVPVGIDQVPSLSAANIIVTLV; the protein is encoded by the coding sequence ATGTCGAGCACCGCGATCCCGCGCCCGACCCTCGGGCCGACAGGCTATGTCGCGCCGGCCGAGAGCGCCCTGTACGCGGGCGCCATGGCCGACCTGCAACGGGCGTTCGGCGGCGGGCTCAACCCCGGCCCGAAGACCCCGCAGGGGCAGATGGCGACATCGATCGCTGCGCTGGTCGGCAACGTCAACGACATGTTCCTGCGCATCGTGTCCCAGACCGATCCGGCTTACGCGCAGGGCCGGATGCAGGACGCGATCGGGCGCATCTACTTCCTGGAGCGCCGCCCCGCGCAGCCGACCGTCGTGCAGGCGGTCTGCATCGGGCTCGAGGGCGTGACGATTCCCGCCGGCGCCCAGGCGCGCGCCGCCGACGACAACCTCTACGTCTGCCAGCAGACCGGCACGTTCGGCCCCTCCGGCACGATGACCTTGCCGTTCGCCTGCACCGCGCCCGGGCCCATCGCCTGCCCCGCCGGCGCGCTCTCGACGATCTACCAGGCGATCCCCGGGTGGGATACGATCACGAACCCGCAGGACGGCGTGCTCGGCGCGGTGGTCGAGGGCCGGGCGGATTTCGAGATCCGGCGGCGGCAGTCGGTGGCGCACAACGCCGCCGGCCACCTGCCGGCGGTGCGTGGCGCGGTGCTGAGCGTGGATGGCGTCCTCGACGCCTTCGTGGTGCAGAACGACACCAACCTGCCGAAAACGATCGGCGGCTACACGCTCTCGGCGAACAGCGTCTACGTGTCGGTCGCCGGCGGCGCGGCCGACGACATCGCTCGGGCGATCTGGACCCGGAAGGGCGTCGCGAACACCAACGGCTCGACCACCGTCACGGTGCTCGACACGGCCTCCGGCTACAGCCCGCCGTATCCCGCCTACGAGGTGCACTTCGACTACGCCCGGCCGCTGCCTGTCCTGTTCGAGGTCCAGATCAAGAACTCGGCGCTGGTGCCGGCCGACGCGACGCAGCAGATCCAGAACGCCCTGATCGCGGCCTTCGCGGGTGAGGATGGCGGCCCGCGCGCGCGGATCGGCGCTGAAATCCTGGCGAGCCGCTACTATGACCCGGTGCAGGCGCTGGGGCCGTGGGCGCGGATCGTGTCCTTGCGCATCGGCGCCTCGACCGTGCCCGACGCGACATTCATGGGAGCGATCGACGGGACGGCGTTGCAGGTCACGGCCCTGGGCTCGGGCTCGGGCGCGCTCGAGGTCGGCCAGACGATCCTCGACGACAACGGCGTGCTGCTGCCTGGCACCAGGGTCGCGTCCTACGCCACCGGCACGGGCGGCGCGGGCACCTACGCGCTGTCCACCCCCAACCCCGCCATCACGTCGCGCCGCCTCTACGCCGCGCAGCCCGACCAGTTCCGCGTGCCGGTCGGGATCGACCAGGTGCCCTCGCTCTCGGCCGCGAACATCATCGTCACGCTGGTATGA
- a CDS encoding DUF2612 domain-containing protein, which produces MTGPVYPPQHNRSTAPGGQLPETEQLDVWTTILSQFANSPILIGILESEAAALDQRPNLDDFFRRVRDLDTAEDYGLDIWGRIVGVNRVLQVVTSRFLGFAEAAVQGDGTITGFNDALLTYGACLGFAEAQPGSEPYGYGTFLPASPIQQATDETSAQYGPFYDGSVTTQNFRLGTEAYRRLIYAKAAANICGGSIPAINAILRRIFPGRGNAYVKERVPDSYFGFAEAASVRPNYIRGLNTLVDYPGPYLGFAEARPGDEALNTAPLYAGGVGTSPASGSAQVAPFYAGQPNPYAAITYAFEFDLTPVELAIVQQSGVLPTPTGVAASVVILPR; this is translated from the coding sequence ATGACCGGGCCCGTCTACCCCCCGCAGCACAACCGGAGCACCGCGCCGGGCGGCCAGCTGCCGGAGACCGAACAGCTCGACGTCTGGACGACGATCCTCAGCCAGTTCGCGAACAGCCCGATCCTGATCGGGATCCTGGAGAGCGAGGCGGCCGCGCTCGATCAGCGGCCCAACCTCGACGACTTCTTCCGCCGCGTCCGCGACCTCGACACCGCCGAGGATTACGGGCTCGACATCTGGGGGCGCATCGTCGGCGTCAACCGGGTGCTGCAGGTCGTCACGAGCCGGTTCCTCGGCTTTGCCGAGGCTGCGGTGCAGGGCGACGGCACGATCACGGGTTTCAACGACGCCCTGCTGACCTACGGCGCCTGTCTCGGGTTCGCCGAGGCGCAGCCCGGGTCGGAGCCCTACGGCTACGGCACGTTCTTGCCGGCGAGCCCGATCCAGCAGGCCACGGATGAGACGTCGGCGCAGTACGGCCCATTCTACGACGGGTCGGTCACCACCCAGAATTTCCGGCTCGGCACGGAGGCCTATCGCCGGCTGATCTACGCCAAGGCCGCGGCGAACATCTGCGGCGGGTCGATCCCAGCCATCAACGCCATCCTGCGGCGGATCTTCCCAGGTCGCGGCAACGCCTACGTCAAGGAGCGGGTGCCGGACAGCTACTTCGGGTTCGCCGAGGCCGCGTCGGTCCGGCCGAACTACATCCGCGGACTCAACACCCTCGTCGACTACCCGGGCCCGTACCTGGGTTTCGCAGAAGCCCGGCCCGGCGACGAGGCGCTGAACACCGCGCCCCTCTATGCGGGCGGCGTCGGCACCTCGCCGGCTTCGGGCAGCGCGCAGGTCGCCCCATTCTACGCCGGCCAGCCGAACCCCTACGCGGCCATCACCTACGCGTTCGAGTTCGACCTGACCCCCGTCGAGCTCGCGATCGTCCAGCAATCCGGCGTCCTGCCGACGCCGACCGGCGTGGCGGCCTCCGTCGTCATCCTCCCGAGGTAG